A genomic window from Fusarium falciforme chromosome 2, complete sequence includes:
- a CDS encoding Zn(2)-C6 fungal-type domain-containing protein — translation MGWLGPRLQADKLDNSVCALTRQSLTMEDEIQVQSPSSIRRRRRKISNACIGCRNRKSRCSGRNPCERCVSRKVPCVFEEKEAKATVSVEYLDGLHARIKALETQLQDTQSSRTEGQLSVHGDAEERGSPDPSFENPLPDPEMPPPASAVSHSQNPRETSVIHQRLESEDLTNTLVTSEPQIKIHRYGHPAYLGHSSTLSFSRNVRNLLQRSSPVADPGSVSVERQDISYTTNLPPIALDLASIPLPRLSYAEYLTNTVVAHFGSLYSLFEPEAFLRTLRAFYSERGKGQVPDATLWHIQMLLVLAFGKSILSREHCEKGPSGMVYFTHAIEAMPDIRRLYEHPLLSIEILCLTALFMHATDLLQESYVTIGQALRMSVSNVMNKLFPETLRPPNVEYQRRLWWTVYCIDRKSAAMLGSPSVMRDDDISIPFPDAKEGDDAQNVFAIHVRISSYLGKILDVIYGIHGQQRNFLVEVKTILSRLAETSSVLREHLCLDLQQSRESVNREAATLHLLLHQCVILTVRPVLFSLLKPLLSPDTPSSSNTQPLSSAFESMLRMCIDSAIHILKIMSLLKHQMMCDIFLPYDIEALFSAAFALILVDIIRPANELLWDLPQVMGLLDEYISRHVVPAQAYRADLVQLLELHNKIRGGHVAPSPNLGDAGAVGQNSNLAGYAIAHPSQTGVSPDPVWSHIRNGDDGFVQPHPDAILSVIDDLDIEGADLLDTTLLDGGWVWELDDLSTDP, via the exons ATGGGGTGGTTGGGCCCCAGGCTGCAGGCAGATAAG CTTGATAACTCAGTTTGTGCTCTCACCCGCCAAAGTTTGACCATGGAAGATGAGATTCAGGTCCAATCGCCCTCATCTATTCGGCGCCGTCGCAGGAAGATCTCCAATGC GTGTATAGGTTGTCGCAATCGCAAGTCCCGATGCTCTGGGAGAAACCCCTGTGAGAGATGCGTTAGTCGCAAGGTACCATGTGTATttgaagaaaaagaggcAAAAGCTACAGTTTCTGTCGA GTATCTCGACGGACTGCATGCTCGGATCAAGGCACTCGAGACTCAGCTCCAAGACACACAGAGCTCACGGACGGAGGGACAATTATCTGTTCATGGTGATGCCGAAGAACGGGGATCGCCAGATCCCTCATTCGAAAACCCCCTCCCAGATCCTGAGATGCCACCACCAGCCTCTGCCGTCTCACACAGTCAAAACCCAAGGGAGACGTCCGTTATACATCAGCGCCTCGAATCAGAGGACTTGACAAACACTCTAGTGACGTCGGAACCCCAAATAAAAATTCATCGCTACGGACATCCTG CCTATCTCGGACACAGCTCAACTCTCAGCTTCAGCCGAAACGTACGCAACCTTCTTCAACGATCATCACCCGTCGCAGACCCTGGGAGCGTGTCCGTGGAACGCCAGGACATATCCTACACGACGAACCTGCCACCGATTGCACTTGATCTGGCCAGCATCCCACTGCCACGGCTCTCATATGCCGAGTACTTGACCAACACCGTAGTGGCGCATTTCGGATCGCTCTACTCCCTGTTTGAGCCAGAAGCTTTTCTTCGGACACTGAGAGCATTCTATAGTGAACGTGGCAAAGGCCAAGTTCCCGATGCGACACTCTGGCACATCCAGATGCTCCTTGTATTGGCGTTCGGCAAGTCCATATTGTCCAGAGAGCACTGCGAGAAGGGACCATCTGGAATGGTCTACTTTACCCACGCGATCGAGGCCATGCCAGACATTCGTAGGCTCTACGAACACCCTCTGCTGTCAATCGAGATCCTCTGCTTGACGGCTTTGTTCATGCACGCAACAGACCTCCTGCAAGAGTCCTACGTCACT ATAGGACAAGCCTTGCGCATGTCCGTCAGCAACGTTATGAACAAGCTCTTCCCTGAAACGTTGCGACCGCCGAATGTCGAGTACCAGCGGAGACTCTGGTGGACGGTATACTGTATCGACAGGAAGAGTGCTGCCATGTTGGGCAGCCCTTCCGTCATGCGTGACGACGATATTTCCATCCCTTTCCCCGATGCAAAGGAGGGAGACGACGCGCAGAATGTTTTTGCCATTCATGTCAGGATCTCATCCTACCTAGGCAAGATCCTTGATG TCATCTACGGGATACATGGCCAACAAAGAAACTTCCTCGTTGAAGTCAAGACTATTCTTTCGCGCCTCGCGGAGACCTCCTCTGTGCTTCGGGAACACCTGTGCCTGGATCTTCAACAGTCAAGGGAGTCGGTTAATCGCGAAGCCGCCACACTACATCTATTACTTCACCAG TGCGTCATTCTGACTGTCCGGCCGGTACTGTTCTCCCTATTGAAGCCTCTTCTGAGCCCCGACACACCCTCATCAAGCAATACGCAACCTTTGTCTTCCGCCTTCGAGTCTATGCTGAGGATGTGTATCGACTCAGCGATACATATCCTCAAGATCATGTCGCTTCTGAAACATCAGATGATGTGTG ACATCTTCTTGCCGTACGACATCGAGGCATTGTTCTCGGCAGCTTTTGCTCTAATATTGGTCGACATCATTAGGCCCGCGAATGAACTTCTCTGGGATCTACCTCAAGTTATGGGTCTACTCGACGAATACATCTCCAGACACGTCGTCCCAGCACAGGCTTACCGGGCGGACCTCGTacagctcctcgagcttcACAACAAGATACGCGGCGGACATGTTGCTCCCTCTCCAAATCTCGGTGACGCAGGAGCTGTTGGACAAAACTCGAACCTCGCTGGATATGCTATTGCTCATCCCAGTCAGACAGGTGTGTCACCCGATCCTGTGTGGTCGCACATCAGGAATGGGGATGACGGATTTGTCCAGCCGCACCCAGATGCAATTCTGTCAGTTATCGATGATTTAGATATTGAGGGGGCGGACCTTCTGGATACGACTTTGCTGGATGGGGGCTGGGTATGGGAGTTGGACGATCTCTCAACTGATCCATAG